TGGTCAACTCGCCCTACGTCATTATCGCGCTGACCTGTGTCCTGGGATACGTGGCCTATATAAAGACCAGACGCCAGCGTGGAACCTACGACGATGAGGACTACGAGAAGGAAGGGCATCGCAAGCTGCCGAATCCATTGACTGGACTTCGTCTGAACCGGAAACAGTTGGCCAAGTACAACTCAGCGCATCCGGATAAAATTTACTTGGTGGCTCTCCGCGAAGTGATCTTCGATGTCTCGAGTGCCGAGCATATTTTTGGGCCTGGAGGCGAGCATAACAAGCTAACGGGAACCGAAATTTcgaatttcataaaaaaacaAGCGATATTCATGATGCGTGACCCTAACTCCAATTTCGAGGAATGGAAAATGATTCTGGAAGACTTCTTTCATCCGGCTGGTACACTTATCGACTTTGAAAAAGATCTGACTACTGATGGTGAGGATAAAATGGACTCAATAGTTGAAGAATCAGGCGAGGAAGATGATAAAAGTGGTCATGGGGAGCAGAAGATGGAGCCGGAAACAGAGCCGGTAATGGAGCTTGATTCTAAACTAGAGGTCCTGATTCCCGCAATGCCTGACCTACATTTGGGGCCAGCAGATGATCCCATAAACTCTGATTGCGATTCTCTTCGCACTGCCTACGATTTTCCACCAGGTCAGGATGATCGCGCGGATGAAAAAGATGACGAAGATGGGGATGAGGATAAAAAAGATGTGGATGGTGAGGAAACCTTGGTTGAAGTTGGCCAGGGGGATCGTAGTGCCAGTCCCAGCAAGAATGAGAGCATAACAGATGGGACCCTCAACGACACCATATGGAATGACACAGATGTAACGATGATTGCCAATTTTTAAACATCCTCATCTTCATACGCCGCCCATTGAAATCCAGTCAAAAGTGGCACTTAACCCATCATAAGCTCCCATATATGAACTTAAGCTGTTAGCCGTAataacacaaacacaaatgaATACCTCTCGGATTTTATGTGTATCTGCATTCAGAGCACTTACACTGTAATCAATGCTTTTTACGCATTTCGAAATTATGTATAGCTAAAGATTCGATAGGGATTTCTAATGTATTGCTATGTAATGAAAGGGTTAACGTGTCAGATTAGTGTTCTCTTTGAATGTTTTCCTGTGAATatttttctcgcagtgtacgGCCTGCGGCTATGTGTTCGTGCTCCCGCATATATCCGTTACCAATTTTAATGCGAATTCAATAAGGCTCTGCGAAGGGCTGCAGGGGGCGGGTTGATTGGGCGCCCGCCTGCAATAATAAAATGGTAATTTCCGTTCACTGCCGTCGTCGTCGATGCGGTCGATGCCAAATAAATTTATGCCAAACGGCAAACCGAACTCGGCTCTATAATGGCATAAAATAGTAAACCGCAAGCAACAGGACATGGCCAGTGGAACAGGACACGGGATGTGCTACATGAgatgctgctcctgctccatgCCTGCTCCTGTTCCATGAGATGCTGATGTCCGTGGAACGTGCAGAGTGAACACAAATGTAGCCATAAGATGCGTTTGCATGCCCTCTTGCCAGCAAAGTGCTCTAACAAGGGGTACGTATCCTTACAAGGGTGAACTGCCATTAACAATCCATTACACATTGGTTTATGTATCTATGTAGTGACCCTGTAGGGTATTGCGTATTCGACAAGTCTAGCTCGGCACTTCCCCTGCTTGCTGCAACCATTTTAATGGTGTTATTGTATTTTATGGGCACAtcataaatacaaattcaaTATACGCCCGTGCCAAGTGGCGAATGCTGGGTGGAATTGGCCGCCACTGGATGCGTGTGTGCGTATCGTTCAGGCACACACATTCGTGAAATGAGGCGAGTGCTGGGTCGTTCTTTGGCCAAGGGCCAAGCATCCAGGACCAAGGAGCcaggaccaaggaccaaggacccgGAATCTCCCCCAAAATAACAGTTCCATTGCGTTTCATTACGGCTAACGGCAATGGCTCTAGTGCGACTGCGAttgcgtgtgtgagtgtgagcaCTAGAGAGATTtcagtgtgtgtgcgagtgtgcaTTCGTGTTGGTGTTTTAGTGCGGCTTAAGTGCTAGCAAAACGACACTAAGATAAATGTACGTGATACACAGCCACGGACACGAAACACTCACACTACCACTCGGAAAAATCCATAAGCTTTTGCACAACAAAACAGAGGAAAATACATTTGTCTACCATTAAGTAGGT
This genomic stretch from Drosophila mauritiana strain mau12 chromosome 2L, ASM438214v1, whole genome shotgun sequence harbors:
- the LOC117143734 gene encoding uncharacterized protein LOC117143734, giving the protein MSSVPAKSWGIQFREVVNSPYVIIALTCVLGYVAYIKTRRQRGTYDDEDYEKEGHRKLPNPLTGLRLNRKQLAKYNSAHPDKIYLVALREVIFDVSSAEHIFGPGGEHNKLTGTEISNFIKKQAIFMMRDPNSNFEEWKMILEDFFHPAGTLIDFEKDLTTDGEDKMDSIVEESGEEDDKSGHGEQKMEPETEPVMELDSKLEVLIPAMPDLHLGPADDPINSDCDSLRTAYDFPPGQDDRADEKDDEDGDEDKKDVDGEETLVEVGQGDRSASPSKNESITDGTLNDTIWNDTDVTMIANF